One window of Medicago truncatula cultivar Jemalong A17 chromosome 2, MtrunA17r5.0-ANR, whole genome shotgun sequence genomic DNA carries:
- the LOC25486551 gene encoding pectinesterase inhibitor 3, which produces MQTNLTLTTLFLYFFISTFSTSILAHDEAQTQDLVHSSCIHSRYPKLCLRTLSNYTGPTKSPLDIAQAALHISLAHAKRVSKYLRSSKSEAHGSNSSLSKRQQAGLSDCKEQIADSVDELGRSLEELQMSNALTWVSAALTDGDTCLDGNVRADVKKRVSDVARVTSNALYLINRVGQSWNGKHKVKDSSRSKN; this is translated from the exons ATGCAAACCAATCTCACACTCACTACTCTCTTCCTCTACTTCTTCATCTCAACTTTCTCCACCTCCATCTTAGCCCATGATGAAGCCCAAACCCAAGATCTAGTCCATTCCTCCTGCATTCACTCAAGGTACCCAAAACTATGTCTTCGAACACTCTCCAACTACACCGGACCCACCAAAAGCCCACTAGACATAGCACAAGCTGCACTTCACATAAGCTTAGCCCACGCCAAGAGAGTCTCCAAATATCTACGCTCTTCCAAAAGTGAAGCCCATGGCAGCAACAGCAGCTTAAGCAAACGCCAGCAGGCTGGTCTAAGTGACTGCAAAGAGCAGATTGCTGACTCAGTGGATGAACTTGGAAGAAGTTTGGAGGAGTTGCA GATGAGCAATGCCTTGACGTGGGTAAGTGCTGCACTTACGGATGGTGATACTTGTCTTGATGGGAATGTTAGGGCTGATGTTAAGAAGAGGGTTAGCGATGTTGCTAGGGTTACGAGTAATGCTCTTTATTTGATTAATCGTGTTGGACAAAGTTGGAATGGGAAGCACAAGGTTAAGGATAGTTCAAGATCCAAGAATTGA